In Actinoplanes sp. NBC_00393, a single genomic region encodes these proteins:
- a CDS encoding acyl-CoA mutase large subunit family protein: MDAAEIAAGRERWQRRYDAARKRDADFTTLSGSTVDPVYGPPDGVEYPGFERIGWPGEFPYTRGLYPTGYRGRTWTIRQFAGFGNARQTNERYKMILAAGGGGLSVAFDMPTLMGRDSDEPQSLGEVGHCGVAIDSAADMDVLFDGIPLQDVTTSMTISGPAVPVFCMYLVAAERQGASIKDLDGTLQTDIFKEYIAQKEWLFEPEPHLRLIGDLMEYCAREIPRYKPLSVSGYHIREAGSTAAQELAYTLADGFGYVELGLSRGLDVNTFAPGLSFFFDAHVDFFEEIAKFRAARRIWARHLRDDYGATSEKALWLKFHTQTAGVSLTAQQPVNNVVRTAVEALAAVLGGTNSLHTNALDETLALPTDESAEIALRTQQVIMEETGVVNVADPLGGSWYVEALTDRIEAEAEEIFTRIRELGHDGTITAGILRGIEDGWFTANIAEAAFAYQQAVEKREKKVVGVNAHLGTVAKELEILRVSHEVEVAQRRELGARKENRDGVRVKAALEHLVAVARTGENMIPAMLDAVRAEATLGEICGVLKDEWGVYREPARF, encoded by the coding sequence ATGGACGCTGCCGAGATCGCCGCCGGCCGGGAGCGCTGGCAACGGCGCTACGATGCGGCCCGCAAGCGGGACGCCGACTTCACCACGCTCTCCGGTTCGACGGTGGACCCGGTCTACGGGCCGCCCGACGGCGTCGAGTACCCCGGCTTCGAGCGGATCGGGTGGCCGGGCGAGTTCCCGTACACCCGTGGTCTTTATCCGACCGGCTATCGCGGGCGGACCTGGACCATCCGCCAGTTCGCGGGCTTCGGCAACGCCCGGCAGACCAACGAGCGCTACAAGATGATCCTCGCTGCCGGCGGCGGCGGGCTGAGCGTCGCGTTCGACATGCCCACCCTGATGGGCCGCGACTCGGACGAGCCGCAGTCGCTCGGCGAGGTCGGCCACTGCGGCGTCGCGATCGACTCGGCCGCCGACATGGACGTGCTCTTCGACGGCATCCCGCTGCAGGACGTCACCACGAGCATGACCATTTCCGGTCCGGCAGTGCCGGTCTTCTGCATGTACCTGGTGGCCGCCGAACGCCAGGGCGCCTCGATCAAAGATCTTGACGGCACCCTGCAGACGGACATCTTCAAGGAGTACATCGCGCAGAAGGAGTGGCTCTTCGAACCGGAGCCGCACCTGCGCCTGATCGGCGACCTGATGGAGTACTGCGCTCGCGAGATCCCTCGTTACAAGCCGTTGTCGGTCAGCGGCTATCACATCCGGGAGGCGGGTTCGACCGCTGCGCAGGAGCTGGCCTACACCCTGGCCGACGGCTTCGGCTACGTCGAGCTCGGGCTCTCCCGCGGGCTGGACGTCAACACCTTCGCGCCCGGGCTGAGCTTCTTCTTCGACGCGCACGTCGACTTCTTCGAGGAGATCGCCAAGTTCCGCGCCGCCCGCCGGATCTGGGCCCGGCACCTGCGCGACGACTACGGGGCGACCAGCGAGAAAGCGCTGTGGCTGAAGTTCCACACGCAGACCGCCGGGGTCTCGCTGACCGCGCAGCAGCCGGTCAACAACGTGGTGCGTACCGCCGTCGAAGCCCTGGCCGCGGTGCTCGGCGGCACGAACTCGCTGCACACCAACGCGCTCGACGAGACGCTCGCGCTGCCCACCGACGAGTCCGCCGAGATCGCCCTGCGCACCCAGCAGGTGATCATGGAGGAGACCGGTGTGGTCAACGTGGCCGACCCGCTCGGCGGCTCCTGGTACGTCGAGGCGCTCACCGACCGGATCGAGGCCGAGGCGGAGGAGATCTTCACCCGGATCCGCGAGCTCGGCCACGACGGCACGATCACCGCGGGCATCCTGCGCGGCATCGAGGACGGCTGGTTCACCGCGAACATCGCCGAGGCGGCGTTCGCCTACCAGCAGGCGGTCGAGAAGCGGGAGAAGAAGGTGGTCGGGGTCAACGCGCACCTCGGCACGGTCGCCAAGGAACTCGAGATCCTGCGTGTGTCGCACGAGGTCGAGGTGGCACAGCGGCGCGAGCTGGGCGCTCGCAAGGAGAACCGCGATGGGGTACGGGTGAAAGCGGCTCTCGAGCACCTGGTGGCCGTCGCGCGTACCGGGGAGAACATGATCCCCGCGATGCTCGACGCGGTCCGCGCCGAGGCCACTCTCGGCGAGATCTGCGGCGTCCTCAAGGACGAGTGGGGGGTGTACCGGGAGCCGGCCCGCTTCTAG
- a CDS encoding penicillin-binding transpeptidase domain-containing protein: MRRYRAGLAALLLLTVGGLTGCSADPPEDTVKAFLDGWRNGNLNEVGFVTASGGKISADDVLTGIRELYGDLSQQPLELSVAGDSKTSGDVASTPITLKWTLPGGVNWSYPSTVRATKAGDDWSVIWEPAVLQPELAAGDKLRLRRVAPQRAAIQDADGKALFGPQPVVVVGVTPQEIKNLPQLQKDLAASFQKIDVDVDMSDLKARVDAADPGAFIDLITLRRPVYLKIRPEVRPLDGTVFREETRQLAPTREFARALLGTVDAATKEDLGARPDTLATGDMVGHGGLQQKYDTVLRGTPGLSVVISREAADGEAEQAPIFTSDPVDGKPVKVTLDTATQNAADQALAAEKQPSSLVAIRVSDGAVLAAANGPDAGGVNTALTGQVPPGSTFKMISAYGLLAGGAVKADTVVDCPKTYNVDGREFKNSHDEALGKVQFHVDFAKSCNTAFAALSSKLGSAGLQQASTALGLGSTWDLGIEAYAGQVSDGGTATELAAATFGQGSTTVSPIAMAAATAAVAKGQFQPPKLLLDPAPANTGTPGPALDQTAVGALRDMMREVITGGTATALRTVPGKPVFGKTGTAEFQTGSEATHSWFIGYQGDVAFAVMVQNGGAGSEAAVPIAKRFLTNLNK, from the coding sequence ATGCGCCGTTATCGAGCTGGTTTGGCGGCATTGCTCCTTCTCACCGTGGGCGGGTTGACCGGTTGCTCCGCCGACCCGCCCGAGGACACCGTCAAGGCGTTCCTGGACGGCTGGCGCAACGGCAACCTCAACGAGGTCGGCTTCGTCACCGCGAGCGGCGGCAAGATCTCCGCCGACGACGTGCTGACCGGCATCCGCGAGCTCTACGGCGACCTGTCCCAGCAGCCGCTCGAACTCTCGGTCGCCGGCGACTCGAAGACCAGCGGCGACGTGGCCAGCACGCCGATCACCTTGAAGTGGACCCTGCCCGGCGGGGTGAACTGGTCGTACCCGAGCACGGTCCGCGCCACCAAGGCCGGCGACGACTGGAGCGTGATCTGGGAACCGGCCGTCCTCCAGCCGGAACTCGCCGCCGGCGACAAACTCCGGCTGCGCCGGGTCGCCCCGCAACGGGCCGCCATTCAGGACGCCGACGGCAAGGCCCTGTTCGGGCCGCAGCCGGTGGTGGTCGTCGGGGTCACCCCGCAGGAGATCAAAAACCTGCCCCAGCTACAGAAGGATCTGGCCGCGTCGTTCCAGAAGATCGACGTCGACGTGGACATGTCGGACCTCAAGGCCCGGGTCGACGCCGCCGACCCCGGCGCCTTCATCGACCTGATCACCCTGCGCCGGCCGGTCTACCTCAAGATCCGACCCGAGGTACGCCCACTCGACGGCACCGTCTTCCGCGAGGAGACCCGGCAGCTCGCCCCGACCCGCGAGTTCGCCCGGGCACTGCTCGGCACCGTCGACGCCGCCACCAAGGAGGACCTCGGCGCCCGGCCGGACACCCTGGCCACCGGCGACATGGTCGGTCACGGCGGGCTCCAGCAGAAGTACGACACCGTGCTGCGCGGCACCCCCGGCCTCTCCGTGGTGATCTCCCGCGAGGCCGCCGACGGCGAAGCCGAACAGGCCCCGATCTTCACCTCCGACCCGGTCGACGGCAAGCCGGTCAAGGTCACCCTGGACACCGCCACCCAGAACGCCGCCGACCAGGCCCTCGCCGCCGAGAAACAGCCGAGCTCGCTGGTCGCGATCCGGGTCAGCGACGGTGCCGTGCTGGCGGCCGCCAACGGGCCCGACGCCGGCGGCGTCAACACCGCACTGACCGGGCAGGTGCCGCCCGGTTCCACCTTCAAGATGATCTCGGCGTACGGGCTACTGGCCGGCGGCGCGGTCAAAGCGGACACCGTCGTGGACTGCCCCAAGACGTACAACGTGGACGGCCGCGAATTCAAGAACTCGCACGACGAGGCGCTCGGCAAGGTGCAGTTCCACGTCGACTTCGCCAAGTCCTGCAACACCGCGTTCGCCGCCCTGTCGTCCAAACTCGGCTCGGCCGGGCTGCAGCAAGCCTCGACGGCGCTCGGGCTGGGCAGCACGTGGGATCTGGGCATCGAGGCGTACGCCGGCCAGGTCTCCGACGGCGGCACCGCCACCGAACTGGCGGCCGCGACGTTCGGCCAGGGCAGCACGACGGTCAGCCCGATCGCCATGGCGGCGGCGACCGCGGCCGTCGCCAAGGGCCAGTTCCAGCCACCCAAGCTGCTGCTCGACCCGGCGCCGGCCAACACCGGCACCCCCGGACCGGCCCTGGACCAGACCGCGGTGGGCGCGTTGCGCGACATGATGCGCGAGGTGATCACCGGCGGTACGGCCACCGCGCTGCGAACCGTGCCCGGAAAGCCGGTGTTCGGAAAGACCGGCACCGCCGAGTTCCAGACCGGTTCGGAGGCCACCCACTCCTGGTTCATCGGCTACCAGGGCGACGTGGCCTTCGCCGTGATGGTCCAGAACGGCGGCGCCGGCTCCGAGGCGGCGGTGCCGATCGCCAAGCGCTTCCTGACCAACCTGAACAAGTAA
- a CDS encoding FAD-dependent oxidoreductase: MTKEARSAIVIGGGIAGTATAVALRYAGFQPVIYEAGEPAVDERGAFLTLAVNGINALRSLGMDPARVLARGFPTPSIALRGASGRLLAEVPLGGPLADGVVTTTIRRADLYAALRAEVAALGVPIVYGARLVAVSEGKRGEGERGEGRRGEGERGEGGRGERERGEGAQGKEKQGGGGGGEEAGEVTARFEDGRTASGRLLVGADGLHSRTRQVLNPGAPAPHYLGLLNAGGFTAGPVDGPPPGVMQMSFGRRAFFGWVSAPDGSVWWFANPPRKRPMEPGEFSPEAWRAYLMDLFAGEPAADFIAASDEIVGPWNTRDLRRVRVWQRGRIVLVGDAAHAVAPSSGQGAAMALEDAVALGRQLKERALREALAAYEASRRPRVEKVVAYGRRTSNGKVLGPVGAAIRDAMLPMIMRRMHRRGDPQAWILDHRMPSLTEAAGR, from the coding sequence ATGACTAAGGAAGCGAGAAGTGCCATCGTGATCGGCGGAGGGATCGCGGGCACCGCGACGGCCGTAGCCCTCCGGTATGCCGGGTTTCAGCCGGTGATCTACGAAGCCGGCGAGCCCGCTGTCGATGAGCGGGGCGCGTTCCTCACCCTCGCGGTGAACGGGATCAATGCTCTGCGCTCGCTCGGGATGGATCCGGCGCGTGTGCTGGCCCGCGGCTTCCCGACGCCGTCGATCGCCCTCCGGGGTGCATCCGGCCGGCTGCTCGCGGAGGTGCCGCTGGGCGGCCCGCTGGCCGACGGGGTGGTCACCACCACGATTCGGCGGGCCGACCTCTACGCCGCCCTGCGCGCGGAGGTGGCGGCCCTGGGTGTGCCCATCGTGTACGGCGCCCGGCTGGTCGCGGTCAGCGAAGGCAAGCGGGGTGAAGGGGAGAGGGGCGAAGGCAGGCGGGGTGAAGGGGAGAGAGGCGAAGGAGGGCGAGGTGAAAGGGAGAGAGGCGAAGGCGCGCAGGGTAAGGAAAAGCAAGGCGGCGGTGGGGGCGGTGAAGAGGCAGGGGAGGTCACCGCGAGGTTCGAGGACGGGCGGACTGCGAGTGGCCGATTGCTGGTCGGAGCGGATGGGCTGCATTCGCGTACCCGGCAGGTTTTGAATCCTGGCGCGCCGGCGCCGCACTATCTCGGGCTGCTCAATGCGGGTGGGTTCACCGCCGGGCCGGTGGATGGGCCGCCGCCCGGGGTGATGCAGATGTCCTTCGGGCGGCGGGCGTTCTTCGGCTGGGTGAGCGCGCCGGACGGCTCGGTGTGGTGGTTCGCGAATCCGCCGCGCAAGCGCCCGATGGAGCCGGGCGAGTTCTCTCCGGAGGCTTGGCGTGCGTATTTGATGGATCTTTTCGCGGGGGAGCCGGCGGCTGACTTCATCGCGGCTTCGGACGAGATCGTGGGGCCGTGGAACACCCGGGATCTGCGGCGGGTCCGGGTCTGGCAGCGCGGCCGGATCGTGCTGGTCGGCGATGCCGCGCACGCCGTGGCGCCGTCGTCCGGGCAGGGGGCGGCGATGGCGCTGGAGGATGCCGTGGCGCTCGGCCGACAGCTGAAGGAGAGAGCGCTGCGGGAGGCGCTCGCGGCCTACGAGGCCAGCCGCCGTCCGCGGGTGGAGAAGGTGGTCGCCTATGGCCGCCGGACCAGCAACGGGAAGGTTCTGGGACCGGTCGGCGCGGCCATCCGGGACGCCATGCTGCCGATGATCATGCGCCGGATGCATCGCCGGGGTGATCCGCAGGCGTGGATCCTGGACCACCGCATGCCCAGCCTGACTGAAGCCGCCGGTCGCTGA
- a CDS encoding NAD-glutamate dehydrogenase encodes MAVADEAATEADQTVPEDFAAGPGLALTGRLGTSTESGELDEPLPDAERLVEQAVQRAGEDHSTASLVGRFWRFAPDEELVGYTPDEMYAAALEHRELARNRLPGELKLAITEPTGSQGHTVLQIVTDDMPFLVDSVIALLTAHNLQVHLLVHPLIVVRREPLGALAQLEADVEPDDAIEGDLVESWIRIEIDPVRRAEARDQLLNEVRRVLTDVRDAVEDWPRMRQRAVVISDELAAARGSEHKLPVPDKDVTDTIELLKWLASDHFTFLGYREYRLDGGVLSAVPGTGLGILRGASKPRKLASEMAPEAYERALEKRLLVITKANSRATVHRSAYLDYIGVKVFDDQGNVTGERRFLGLFSSSAYRTSVRQLPVVKRKVQEVMDRSGLSPRGHSGKDLLQILETYPRDELFQIKTDDLYEAVVGVLRMAGRRQLRLFLRRDGYGRFISCLIYLPRDRFTTGNRLRMQEILLRELNGIGVDYTTRVTERMLARVHFIVRTDPVAPPGQIDPNALAERLADATRMWDDDFSLVLERKLGDEPAKRLFTRYSTAYPESYKNSHTPYEGMQDLAKLELLEEPGQLAMHLFRRRLGSDGTPEPDERDVRFKVYRYGEPMMLSAVLPVLHSLGVRVTDERPYEIRRDDGVIYLYDFGLLPPAGHRELAEVRPQVENAFAAAWRGEAEVDGFNELVLRAGFTWRQVVVLRAYAKYLRQAGNVFSQRYLESTFTAYPEIAGLLVKLFETRFSPALQVGEAERGRQAVELRTRITELLDQVESLDQDRILRSYLTLIEATLRTSFFQRGSEGRPKSYVAFKLDPQAIPDLPQPRPKYEIFVYSPRFEGVHLRFGAVARGGLRWSDRREDFRTEILGLVKAQMVKNAVIVPVGAKGGFVLKRKPGDRDEAVECYQQFITALMDVTDNILSGKIVPPRDVVRHDGDDPYLVVAADKGTATFSDIANAISVKKDFWMGDAFASGGSAGYDHKKMGITARGAWESVKKHFRDLGTDTQTQDFTVVGVGDMSGDVFGNGMLLSQHIKLVAAFDHRHIFLDPDPDPAISYAERRRLFDLPRSSWADYDKSLISEGGGIYPRAAKSIPVSPQVREVLGLESSAKTISPSELMRAILKAPVDLYFNGGIGTYVKATAESHADVGDKANDAIRVNGSELRVKVVGEGGNLGLTQRGRIEFARNGGRVFTDFIDNSAGVDCSDHEVNIKILLGGAVADGEMTMPERDELLAAMTDEVGALVLRDNYEQAMALGNARAQAHSLLPVHRRMLKSLEQRGELNRELEALPSDKELAARDEAGQGLTAPEFAVLLAYVKISLEREVLADELVDEAWTTDVLTRYFPTPLRERFAARMAGHRLRREIISTSLVNEVVNRGGTSFVYRAMEESGASAADVIRAYVVIRDVYGLPEIWAAAEGLDNEVPTPAQTAVFLETRRLLDRAVRWLVSTRRSPIDVAGEIAKLRPGVATLLPQLPQLVVGGERRALEARVASLAEKDVPPALAEKVSRVFYGFGLLDILETAAAIDRDATEVAQVYFVLSERFGVDALLSHISRLPRGDRWQTLARMALRYDLYAALAALTAEVLQSTPATAAPEDRVSEWEQVNAASIARASNAMGNVEDSPADLAALSVLLRQIRTLVKTSSAS; translated from the coding sequence ATGGCTGTCGCCGACGAGGCAGCGACCGAAGCTGATCAGACTGTGCCCGAGGATTTCGCGGCCGGTCCCGGACTCGCCCTCACCGGGCGATTGGGGACGTCCACCGAATCAGGAGAGCTCGACGAGCCCCTGCCCGACGCCGAACGGCTGGTGGAGCAGGCGGTGCAGCGAGCCGGCGAGGACCATTCCACCGCGTCGCTGGTCGGCCGCTTCTGGCGGTTCGCACCCGACGAGGAGCTGGTCGGTTACACGCCTGACGAGATGTACGCGGCCGCGCTGGAGCACCGCGAGCTGGCCCGCAACCGGCTGCCCGGTGAGCTGAAGCTGGCCATCACCGAGCCGACCGGTTCGCAGGGCCACACCGTCCTGCAGATCGTCACCGACGACATGCCGTTCCTGGTCGACTCGGTGATCGCTCTGCTCACCGCCCACAACCTCCAGGTCCACCTGCTGGTCCACCCGCTGATCGTGGTGCGCCGCGAGCCGCTCGGCGCGCTCGCCCAGCTCGAGGCCGACGTCGAGCCGGACGACGCGATCGAGGGCGACCTGGTGGAGAGCTGGATCCGGATCGAGATCGATCCGGTCCGCCGGGCGGAGGCGCGCGACCAGCTGCTCAACGAGGTGCGGCGGGTGCTCACCGACGTCCGGGACGCGGTGGAGGACTGGCCGCGGATGCGCCAGCGGGCCGTGGTGATCTCCGACGAGCTGGCGGCGGCGCGTGGCAGCGAGCACAAGCTCCCGGTGCCGGACAAGGACGTCACGGACACGATCGAGCTGCTCAAGTGGCTGGCCAGCGACCACTTCACGTTCCTCGGCTACCGGGAGTACCGGCTGGACGGCGGTGTTCTGAGCGCGGTGCCGGGCACCGGCCTGGGCATCCTGCGCGGGGCGAGCAAGCCGCGCAAGCTGGCTTCCGAGATGGCCCCGGAGGCGTACGAGCGAGCGCTGGAGAAACGCCTCCTGGTGATCACCAAGGCGAACTCGCGGGCCACCGTGCACCGATCCGCCTACCTCGACTACATCGGCGTGAAGGTCTTCGACGACCAGGGCAACGTCACCGGCGAGCGGCGCTTCCTGGGCCTGTTCTCCAGCTCCGCCTACCGGACGAGTGTGCGCCAGCTGCCGGTGGTCAAGCGCAAGGTGCAGGAGGTGATGGACCGTTCCGGCCTGTCGCCGCGCGGTCACTCCGGCAAGGACCTGCTGCAGATACTGGAGACCTATCCCCGCGACGAGCTGTTCCAGATCAAGACCGATGATCTGTACGAGGCGGTCGTCGGTGTGCTGCGGATGGCCGGCCGCCGTCAACTGCGCCTGTTCCTGCGCCGGGACGGCTACGGCCGGTTCATCTCCTGCCTGATCTACCTGCCCCGGGACCGCTTCACCACCGGCAACCGGCTGCGCATGCAGGAGATTCTGCTGCGCGAGCTGAACGGGATCGGCGTCGACTACACCACCCGGGTCACCGAGCGGATGCTGGCGCGGGTGCACTTCATCGTGCGCACCGATCCGGTGGCGCCGCCCGGGCAGATCGACCCGAACGCACTGGCCGAGCGGCTCGCCGACGCGACCCGCATGTGGGACGACGACTTCTCCCTGGTGCTGGAGCGCAAACTCGGCGACGAACCGGCGAAACGCCTGTTCACCCGGTATTCGACGGCGTACCCGGAGAGCTATAAGAACAGCCACACGCCGTACGAGGGGATGCAGGACCTGGCCAAGCTGGAGCTGCTCGAGGAGCCCGGCCAGCTGGCGATGCACCTGTTCCGGCGGCGGCTCGGTTCGGACGGCACACCCGAGCCGGACGAGCGGGACGTCCGTTTCAAGGTCTACCGGTACGGCGAGCCGATGATGCTCTCCGCGGTGCTGCCCGTCCTGCACTCGTTGGGCGTCCGCGTGACCGACGAGCGGCCGTACGAGATCCGCCGCGACGACGGCGTCATCTACCTCTACGACTTCGGTCTGCTCCCGCCGGCCGGCCACCGCGAGCTGGCCGAGGTGCGCCCGCAGGTGGAGAACGCGTTCGCCGCGGCGTGGCGGGGCGAGGCCGAGGTGGACGGCTTCAACGAGCTGGTGCTGCGGGCCGGGTTCACCTGGCGGCAGGTGGTCGTGCTCCGGGCGTACGCGAAATACCTGCGCCAGGCCGGCAACGTCTTCTCGCAGCGCTACCTGGAGTCGACCTTCACGGCGTACCCGGAGATCGCCGGCCTGCTGGTGAAGCTCTTCGAGACCCGGTTCTCCCCGGCGCTGCAGGTCGGCGAGGCCGAGCGCGGCCGCCAGGCCGTCGAGCTGCGCACCCGGATCACCGAGCTGCTCGACCAGGTGGAGAGCCTGGACCAGGACCGGATCCTGCGGTCGTACCTGACGCTGATCGAGGCCACCCTGCGGACCAGCTTCTTCCAGCGCGGCTCCGAGGGACGCCCCAAGTCGTACGTGGCGTTCAAGCTCGACCCGCAGGCCATCCCGGACCTGCCGCAGCCCCGCCCGAAGTACGAGATCTTCGTCTACTCGCCCCGGTTCGAGGGCGTCCACCTGCGGTTCGGCGCGGTCGCCCGGGGTGGTCTGCGCTGGTCGGACCGGCGTGAGGACTTCCGTACCGAGATCCTCGGCCTGGTCAAGGCGCAGATGGTGAAGAACGCGGTGATCGTCCCGGTGGGCGCCAAGGGCGGCTTCGTGCTCAAGCGCAAGCCGGGCGACCGGGACGAAGCGGTCGAGTGCTACCAGCAGTTCATCACCGCGCTGATGGACGTCACCGACAACATCCTGAGCGGCAAGATCGTGCCGCCGCGGGACGTGGTGCGCCACGACGGCGACGACCCTTATCTGGTGGTGGCCGCGGACAAGGGCACCGCCACGTTCAGCGACATCGCCAACGCGATCTCGGTGAAGAAGGACTTCTGGATGGGCGACGCCTTCGCCAGCGGAGGCTCGGCCGGATACGACCACAAGAAGATGGGCATCACCGCCCGCGGCGCGTGGGAGTCGGTCAAGAAGCACTTCCGCGATCTGGGCACCGACACCCAGACGCAGGATTTCACCGTGGTCGGCGTGGGCGACATGTCCGGCGACGTCTTCGGCAACGGCATGCTGCTGTCGCAGCACATCAAGCTGGTGGCGGCCTTCGACCACCGCCACATCTTCCTGGATCCCGACCCCGACCCCGCGATTTCGTACGCCGAACGCAGGCGCCTCTTCGACCTGCCCCGGTCCTCCTGGGCCGACTACGACAAGTCGCTGATCAGCGAGGGCGGTGGGATCTACCCGCGCGCCGCCAAGTCGATCCCGGTCAGCCCGCAGGTCCGCGAGGTGCTCGGGCTGGAGTCCTCGGCGAAGACGATCAGCCCATCCGAGCTGATGCGGGCCATCCTCAAGGCCCCGGTTGATCTGTACTTCAACGGCGGCATCGGCACCTATGTGAAGGCGACCGCCGAGTCGCACGCCGACGTGGGTGACAAGGCCAACGACGCGATCCGGGTCAACGGCTCCGAGCTGCGGGTCAAGGTGGTCGGCGAGGGCGGCAACCTCGGTCTCACCCAGCGCGGGCGGATCGAGTTCGCCCGCAACGGGGGCCGGGTCTTCACCGACTTCATCGACAACTCGGCCGGTGTGGACTGCTCCGACCACGAGGTCAACATCAAGATCCTGCTCGGCGGGGCGGTCGCCGACGGCGAGATGACCATGCCGGAACGCGACGAGCTGCTCGCCGCGATGACCGACGAGGTCGGCGCCCTGGTGCTGCGGGACAACTACGAGCAGGCGATGGCGCTCGGCAACGCCCGGGCCCAGGCGCACTCGCTGCTCCCGGTGCACCGGCGGATGCTCAAGTCGCTCGAGCAGCGCGGCGAACTCAACCGGGAACTCGAGGCGCTGCCGTCGGACAAGGAGCTCGCGGCCCGCGACGAGGCCGGCCAGGGGCTCACTGCTCCGGAATTCGCGGTGCTTCTCGCGTACGTCAAGATCAGTTTGGAGCGCGAGGTCCTCGCGGATGAACTGGTCGACGAAGCCTGGACCACTGATGTGCTGACCCGGTATTTCCCGACGCCGCTGCGCGAGCGGTTCGCCGCGCGGATGGCCGGCCACCGGCTGCGCCGGGAGATCATCTCGACGTCGCTGGTGAACGAGGTGGTCAACCGGGGCGGCACCTCCTTCGTCTACCGGGCGATGGAGGAGAGCGGGGCGTCCGCGGCCGACGTGATCCGGGCGTACGTGGTGATCCGCGACGTCTACGGCCTCCCGGAGATCTGGGCGGCCGCCGAAGGGCTCGACAACGAGGTGCCCACCCCGGCGCAGACCGCGGTCTTCCTGGAGACCCGGCGACTGCTCGACCGCGCCGTACGCTGGCTGGTCAGCACCCGCCGCTCGCCGATCGACGTGGCCGGTGAGATCGCCAAACTGCGGCCCGGCGTCGCCACCCTGCTGCCGCAACTGCCGCAGCTGGTGGTCGGCGGCGAACGCCGTGCCCTCGAGGCGCGGGTCGCCTCGCTGGCCGAGAAGGACGTGCCGCCGGCCCTGGCCGAGAAGGTCAGCCGGGTCTTCTACGGATTCGGCCTGCTCGACATCCTGGAGACGGCGGCCGCGATCGACCGGGACGCCACCGAGGTGGCCCAGGTCTACTTCGTGCTCTCCGAACGGTTCGGCGTGGATGCGCTGCTCTCGCACATCTCCCGCCTGCCGCGCGGCGACCGCTGGCAGACCCTGGCCCGGATGGCGCTGCGCTACGACCTGTACGCGGCGCTGGCCGCCCTGACCGCCGAGGTCCTGCAGTCGACGCCGGCCACGGCGGCCCCGGAGGACCGGGTCTCGGAGTGGGAACAGGTCAACGCGGCGTCGATCGCCCGCGCCTCCAACGCCATGGGCAACGTCGAGGATTCTCCGGCGGATCTGGCTGCGTTGTCGGTCCTGCTCCGCCAGATCCGGACGCTCGTCAAGACGTCGTCCGCTTCCTGA
- a CDS encoding tetratricopeptide repeat protein: MSDPRTTPSIFTRGAVDLSTLRPPAPAKPAAPSRPAPSDGAPATGTPGAAPGAVPGVTPDTVIEVTEANFQSVLERSLTTPILLDFWADWCEPCKQLSPVLEKLAGEYAGSWILGKVDVDSNPRLAQVFRVQGIPMVTAVIGGQPVEGFTGVLSEAQIRQYIDAVLKAAGVSVETPADPRLDAADDALMTGDLDAAEAAYKKILAESPADAAAESGLAQVELYRRISGADPATALAKADAAPDDIEAQRLAADIEVLSGQAEQAYARLVALVKRTSGDERDAVRKHLLSLFSVAGPDDPAVAGARRALASALF, translated from the coding sequence ATGAGCGACCCACGGACCACTCCGTCGATCTTCACCCGCGGCGCGGTCGATCTCAGCACGCTGCGCCCCCCGGCGCCGGCCAAACCGGCCGCGCCGAGCCGTCCCGCCCCGAGCGACGGCGCCCCGGCCACCGGCACCCCCGGTGCGGCCCCGGGCGCCGTTCCGGGCGTCACCCCGGACACCGTCATCGAGGTCACCGAGGCGAATTTCCAGTCCGTCCTGGAGCGATCGCTGACCACGCCGATCCTGCTGGACTTCTGGGCCGACTGGTGCGAGCCGTGCAAGCAGCTCTCCCCCGTGCTGGAGAAGCTGGCAGGGGAGTACGCGGGCTCGTGGATCCTCGGCAAGGTCGATGTGGACTCCAACCCCCGGCTCGCTCAGGTCTTCCGGGTGCAGGGCATCCCGATGGTGACCGCGGTGATCGGCGGGCAGCCGGTCGAGGGCTTCACCGGGGTGCTCTCCGAGGCCCAGATCCGGCAGTACATCGATGCAGTGCTCAAGGCGGCCGGGGTCAGCGTGGAGACGCCCGCCGACCCGCGGCTGGACGCGGCCGACGACGCCCTGATGACCGGTGATCTGGATGCGGCCGAGGCGGCGTACAAGAAGATCCTCGCCGAGTCCCCGGCCGACGCGGCTGCCGAGTCCGGCCTGGCCCAGGTCGAGCTCTACCGCCGGATCAGCGGCGCCGACCCGGCGACCGCCCTGGCCAAGGCCGACGCCGCGCCGGACGACATCGAGGCCCAGCGGCTCGCCGCCGACATCGAGGTGCTCAGCGGGCAGGCCGAGCAGGCGTACGCGCGGCTGGTCGCCCTGGTCAAGCGGACCAGTGGGGACGAGCGCGATGCCGTACGCAAGCATCTGCTGTCGCTGTTCAGCGTGGCCGGCCCGGACGATCCCGCGGTGGCCGGCGCGCGTCGCGCTCTGGCCAGCGCGCTCTTCTAG